ACCTGGGTGAGAACGTCATCCACCCGGTCCTGGCCCGGATCGAGGGGGCGCCGGCGGGCACCAAGGGAATTTCGCTGTTTCTGGTTCCGAAGTTTATCATCAACGACGACGGCAGCCTGGGCGAACGAAACGACTGGATAGTGAGCAACATCGAGAAGAAGATGGGCATCAAGGCGTCCGCCACATGCGTAATAAACTTCGGCGACAACGGGAAGTGCTACGGCGAACTGCTGGGTGAGGAAAACCAGGGCATGAAAATCATGTTCATCTTGATGAACGAAGCCCGCCTGGGCGTGGGGATACAGGGACTGGCGGCGGCCTCCCGGGCCTATCTCTACGCGGTGAAGTACGCCAAGGAGCGGCTCCAGGGATCGGACCTGGCCAATTTCAGGGATCCCGATGCTCCGAGGGTCCCCATCATCAATCACCCGGACGTCCGCCGCATGCTTCTGTGGATGAAGTCCCATGTGGAGGGTCTCAGGGCGATGTCCTATTACACCGCGATGTGTCAGGACAAGGCGCTCTGTCTTCCCGATGAAGCCGAGCGGGAAAAATGGCACGGTATGCTGGAGGTCCTTACCCCCATCATCAAGGCCTACGGCTCGGACACCGGCTTCAAGGTGGCGGATCAGGCCATCATGGTGCACGGCGGCTACGGATACACCACTGAATATCCGGTGGAACAGATTCTGAGGGATGTCAAGATCGCCGCCATCTACGAGGGCACCAACGGCATTCAGTCTCTGGACCTGGTGGGCAGAAAGATCGCCCAGAGGAAGGGGCAGAACTTCGCAAACCTCCTGGGAGAGATATACGCATTTATCGCCGAAAACGAAAAGAACAAGAAGGTGGGTGACCTGGTCGCCAAGATGAAGGTCTCCGTCGATACATTATCGGAAATCGCAGGTTTCTTCGCCAAGTGCGGCAAGGAGGGCAAGTTCCTGGTGCCGGTAGGCAATGCATATCCGTTCTTGAATCTCTTCGCCAAGGTGCTGTCAGGCTGGATGCTCGCGTGGCAGGCGGTCATCGCGTCCGAGAAGCTGGACACTCTCGCCAAGGATAAGGGCGTCGATCCCTCGGACTGGGGGGCATGGGCGGCCTTCATGAACGACAACACGGACGCCGCATTTTACTCAGGCAAGGTCTCCGCGGCGAAGTACTTCATCTACAACGTCCTGCCGGAGGTCGGCGCCATCGCCGAGGCAATCAAGAGCGAAGATATGTCCATCATGGAAATCAACGCGAATTCCTT
This portion of the Candidatus Zymogenaceae bacterium genome encodes:
- a CDS encoding acyl-CoA dehydrogenase produces the protein MSNYVVDERDQKFVLHEQLEIEKLTENEMYADFSKDVFEMVMEEARKYTVDILEPAVAEGEKEGCRLEDGQVFVPKCFEEAYRLYNEGGWMTMGHPPEVGGQGMPQTLNAAAREYFNCNFPFLSYVGLTEGAAHLIASAGTDEQKKKYMEPMFAGTYSGSMVLTEPGAGTDVGALKTSAKRNPDGSYYITGTKMFITAGDCNLGENVIHPVLARIEGAPAGTKGISLFLVPKFIINDDGSLGERNDWIVSNIEKKMGIKASATCVINFGDNGKCYGELLGEENQGMKIMFILMNEARLGVGIQGLAAASRAYLYAVKYAKERLQGSDLANFRDPDAPRVPIINHPDVRRMLLWMKSHVEGLRAMSYYTAMCQDKALCLPDEAEREKWHGMLEVLTPIIKAYGSDTGFKVADQAIMVHGGYGYTTEYPVEQILRDVKIAAIYEGTNGIQSLDLVGRKIAQRKGQNFANLLGEIYAFIAENEKNKKVGDLVAKMKVSVDTLSEIAGFFAKCGKEGKFLVPVGNAYPFLNLFAKVLSGWMLAWQAVIASEKLDTLAKDKGVDPSDWGAWAAFMNDNTDAAFYSGKVSAAKYFIYNVLPEVGAIAEAIKSEDMSIMEINANSFAF